In the Synergistaceae bacterium genome, one interval contains:
- a CDS encoding tetratricopeptide repeat protein: MRKIMSLSLLVLTVLALLNMDVPLNLGAAYANGVIVTELEEAEKPKAAPKKPKKAPKPPPEPQLEVVEVITLPDPLEEALVLIEQRYFTKATKLLLQIVEAEPLNANAWYALGRAYRERGFFPESQRAFRRTLELDPSFSELSRFLEYPTAGDRQPLWDPSRPARIEEIPVAIDGFTIMPPSYEESALMAPIGQEAPVQLYQPFAPPPSQSMETPPQDVPPPPQGHQKKKTVPVRVVQPGAPLPPPGAAKKPPQTPKDETMPLPAYTPPPPEQAPAMPPPSGQEVEQPAVEDLEGPAYMPPPPTPGAPSPVTSPDLEIEPPIVENEEPVYTPPPPSSEGPPIEEPTDPEVRQPDIEEIEGPVYLPPPPADIPADDGATED, from the coding sequence ATGAGAAAAATCATGTCCCTTAGCCTCCTGGTTTTAACGGTCCTCGCTCTTTTGAACATGGACGTGCCGCTGAACCTTGGCGCGGCTTATGCAAACGGCGTGATAGTGACCGAGCTTGAAGAGGCCGAGAAACCCAAGGCCGCGCCCAAAAAACCGAAGAAGGCTCCGAAGCCGCCGCCCGAGCCTCAACTTGAAGTGGTGGAAGTCATTACCCTTCCCGATCCGCTTGAAGAGGCTCTTGTACTGATAGAACAGCGCTATTTCACCAAGGCGACCAAGCTTCTCCTGCAGATAGTTGAAGCCGAGCCGCTGAATGCTAACGCTTGGTATGCTCTGGGCAGAGCGTACCGGGAGAGAGGCTTTTTCCCCGAGTCCCAGAGGGCCTTCCGCAGGACATTAGAACTGGACCCGTCCTTCAGCGAGCTCTCAAGGTTCCTCGAGTACCCGACCGCGGGAGACAGGCAGCCTCTCTGGGATCCGAGCAGACCGGCGAGGATAGAGGAGATACCTGTGGCGATAGACGGATTCACGATTATGCCTCCCTCGTACGAGGAGAGCGCCCTTATGGCACCCATTGGGCAGGAGGCCCCGGTTCAGCTCTACCAGCCGTTCGCTCCTCCCCCCTCGCAGAGCATGGAGACGCCGCCGCAGGATGTGCCTCCACCTCCCCAGGGGCATCAAAAGAAAAAAACCGTGCCTGTGCGAGTGGTGCAACCAGGGGCACCCCTTCCTCCTCCAGGAGCGGCCAAGAAGCCTCCTCAGACACCGAAGGACGAGACCATGCCTCTGCCGGCGTACACTCCGCCGCCGCCTGAGCAGGCGCCCGCAATGCCTCCACCATCGGGACAAGAGGTGGAGCAGCCTGCCGTCGAGGACCTCGAAGGGCCCGCTTACATGCCGCCACCACCAACACCCGGGGCGCCCTCCCCTGTCACGTCCCCGGACCTGGAGATAGAGCCGCCGATCGTCGAGAACGAGGAGCCCGTTTACACACCGCCTCCACCGTCATCGGAAGGGCCTCCTATTGAAGAGCCGACGGACCCGGAAGTGCGGCAACCGGATATCGAAGAGATCGAAGGACCTGTATACTTGCCGCCACCACCTGCCGACATTCCGGCAGATGATGGCGCTACAGAGGACTGA
- a CDS encoding desulfoferrodoxin, protein MKRLDIFKCELCGNIVELLHVGGGELVCCGQPMKLLEEQTADSATEKHVPVVEGKTVKVGSVPHPMTEQHYIEFIEIIAGDKICRRFLSPGEAPEAVFEDFTPEISREYCNIHGLWKAVL, encoded by the coding sequence ATGAAGAGACTGGATATATTCAAGTGCGAGCTATGCGGAAACATCGTTGAGCTTCTTCACGTGGGAGGAGGAGAGCTTGTCTGTTGCGGTCAGCCGATGAAGCTCCTGGAGGAGCAGACGGCGGACTCCGCGACGGAGAAGCACGTTCCCGTCGTCGAGGGCAAAACCGTCAAGGTGGGCAGCGTTCCTCATCCGATGACGGAGCAGCACTACATCGAGTTCATCGAGATTATTGCAGGCGACAAGATCTGCAGAAGGTTCCTGTCGCCGGGCGAGGCCCCCGAGGCGGTCTTCGAGGACTTTACTCCCGAGATAAGCAGGGAGTACTGCAACATTCACGGCCTGTGGAAAGCGGTCCTGTAG
- a CDS encoding ferritin: protein MINRKVEEAINEQINAELYSAYIYLSMASWFDSMNLGGMAHWMNLQAKEEVEHALKFADFLMERGGRVIYKAIEGPETEWPSPLEAFRAAYDHEKYVTRRINDLMDIAIAEKDYASQVFLQWFITEQVEEEASASEIVGRLEMIGDGKHGLLMIDKELAGREDD from the coding sequence ATGATTAACAGGAAAGTCGAAGAAGCGATAAACGAGCAGATAAACGCCGAACTTTACTCGGCCTATATCTATCTGTCCATGGCCTCTTGGTTCGACTCCATGAACCTTGGCGGGATGGCCCACTGGATGAACCTCCAGGCCAAGGAGGAGGTCGAGCATGCGCTGAAGTTCGCCGACTTTCTCATGGAGAGGGGCGGCAGGGTGATCTACAAGGCGATCGAGGGCCCCGAGACGGAGTGGCCGTCTCCCCTGGAGGCTTTCAGGGCCGCTTACGATCACGAAAAGTACGTGACCCGCAGGATAAACGACCTCATGGATATAGCCATAGCGGAAAAGGACTACGCCAGCCAGGTGTTTCTGCAGTGGTTCATCACCGAGCAGGTGGAGGAGGAGGCGAGTGCGAGCGAGATAGTAGGCAGGCTCGAGATGATAGGCGACGGCAAGCATGGATTGCTGATGATCGACAAAGAGCTGGCCGGCAGGGAGGACGACTAG
- a CDS encoding flavin reductase yields MSDAIDPRALFTLSYGVYILSTAHEGRFNGQIINALMQLTGKPITMAACLHKDNYTTELVEKSGRFAVSILEESVPLKFIGIFGFRCGRDFNKFGECNYELGEEGLPLVTDYSLANIELEVMSSRDVFTHRLFVGSVKSARLLKEGVPLTYANYHRVKKGKSPANAPSAIFNEMK; encoded by the coding sequence ATGAGCGACGCAATTGATCCCAGGGCTCTGTTTACGCTCAGTTACGGCGTTTATATTCTAAGCACGGCGCATGAAGGCAGATTCAACGGGCAGATCATCAACGCCCTTATGCAGCTCACCGGCAAGCCGATAACCATGGCCGCTTGCCTTCACAAGGACAATTACACGACCGAGCTGGTGGAGAAGAGCGGCCGCTTCGCCGTCTCCATCCTGGAGGAGTCCGTCCCGCTTAAGTTCATCGGCATCTTCGGATTTCGCTGCGGCAGGGATTTCAACAAGTTCGGAGAGTGCAACTACGAGCTCGGCGAGGAGGGCCTCCCCCTCGTGACCGACTATTCGCTAGCCAACATCGAGCTCGAGGTGATGTCGTCCCGGGACGTCTTCACCCACAGGCTCTTCGTAGGAAGTGTGAAGAGCGCCCGCCTTCTGAAAGAGGGGGTTCCACTTACATACGCCAACTATCACAGGGTGAAGAAAGGGAAGTCCCCTGCGAACGCACCCTCTGCAATTTTCAACGAGATGAAATAG
- a CDS encoding TIGR02757 family protein codes for MSVSAGIAALGRALPHLEEAYARLNRREYVSPDPLETLYRYEYLADREVAALLVSCISYGRVAMILRSARTLLGVLGDHPAEFLVSASQVALGEELRPFRHRFTTGEEVASLMVGIGRVIREYGSLEELMAASLERGVTPIEGAVAFVEKLRAKSELDGKHLLPSPADGSACKRLFLFLKWMVRSDEVDPGGWSALHPRDLLLPMDVHMFDICKKLGLTSRNQANLRASIEVTDLFRTAVPEDPTKFDFVITRFGIRKELDKRSLVELCLG; via the coding sequence ATGTCGGTATCAGCGGGCATCGCCGCCCTTGGGCGAGCCCTTCCTCATCTGGAGGAGGCCTACGCCAGGCTGAACAGGCGGGAGTACGTATCGCCCGATCCCCTCGAGACTCTGTATCGTTATGAATACTTGGCGGACAGGGAGGTGGCGGCGCTCCTCGTCTCCTGTATCTCGTACGGACGGGTCGCCATGATTCTGCGAAGCGCAAGGACGCTCCTCGGGGTGCTCGGAGACCATCCCGCCGAGTTCCTGGTGAGCGCCTCGCAGGTGGCGCTGGGAGAGGAGCTGCGCCCTTTCCGCCACCGTTTCACAACGGGCGAGGAAGTCGCCTCCCTTATGGTAGGCATAGGGAGGGTCATTCGCGAATATGGCTCGCTTGAGGAGCTGATGGCGGCCTCCCTGGAGAGGGGCGTGACTCCGATCGAGGGGGCAGTGGCCTTCGTGGAAAAACTTCGAGCGAAGAGTGAGCTGGACGGCAAGCACCTCCTGCCCTCGCCAGCCGACGGGAGCGCGTGCAAGCGTCTCTTCCTGTTCCTGAAATGGATGGTGCGAAGCGACGAAGTGGATCCCGGGGGGTGGTCCGCGCTTCACCCCCGGGACCTGCTTCTCCCGATGGACGTGCATATGTTCGACATATGCAAAAAGCTTGGCCTGACCAGTCGCAACCAGGCGAACCTGAGGGCGTCCATAGAGGTGACGGATCTCTTCAGGACGGCGGTTCCCGAGGACCCGACTAAGTTTGACTTTGTTATCACCCGTTTCGGCATCAGAAAGGAGCTGGACAAGAGGTCGCTGGTCGAGCTATGTCTCGGCTAA
- a CDS encoding asparaginase, translating to MASFLVISTGGTIASRPGAEGLVPSLPGEELLEFVPGIERFGDITILDLLSKDSSNMSPEDWKMMTACLRSEERNYDGFLILHGTDTMAYSASALSFLLPGYSKPVILTGSMEPIGVPGSDAEGNIECAFAFLSALHGRGSRGVSISFHNRLIHGPRSQKILSHESMAFSSINYPHLGYGDGDRITLEHEPTLQDSYPVDVGGMELETSIFLVTLFPGFRSRHLFHLAEAAPKAIVLEALGLGGVPYLGENLLPAIEKFRDQDIPVVITTQCVYGGVDLSVYEVGRKTLELGVISGQDMTREAIITKLMTVIPGVAKGELESVLHCNFCDEIESPSCSGD from the coding sequence ATGGCATCCTTTCTTGTGATTTCAACAGGCGGCACTATAGCCTCGAGGCCGGGGGCCGAGGGACTTGTCCCCTCCCTGCCGGGAGAGGAGCTGCTGGAGTTCGTCCCTGGGATCGAGAGGTTCGGCGATATTACCATTCTGGACCTGCTTTCGAAGGACAGCTCCAACATGTCGCCGGAGGACTGGAAGATGATGACCGCGTGCCTTAGATCGGAGGAGAGGAATTACGACGGGTTTCTCATACTCCACGGGACGGACACGATGGCCTACTCCGCCTCGGCCCTCTCCTTTCTGCTGCCCGGCTACAGCAAGCCAGTCATACTGACCGGATCCATGGAGCCGATCGGCGTCCCCGGATCGGACGCGGAGGGGAATATCGAGTGCGCCTTCGCCTTCCTGTCGGCACTGCATGGCAGGGGGTCCAGAGGAGTGTCGATTTCCTTTCACAACCGCCTCATCCACGGCCCTCGCTCGCAGAAGATTCTCAGCCACGAGTCCATGGCCTTCTCCAGCATAAACTATCCTCACCTGGGGTACGGGGACGGAGACCGTATCACACTGGAGCACGAGCCAACGCTGCAGGATTCATACCCTGTGGACGTCGGCGGCATGGAGCTCGAGACTTCGATATTCCTTGTGACTCTCTTTCCCGGCTTTAGGTCGCGCCACCTGTTCCACCTGGCCGAGGCCGCGCCGAAGGCGATCGTCCTGGAGGCCCTGGGCCTGGGGGGCGTCCCCTACCTGGGGGAGAATCTTCTGCCCGCCATAGAAAAATTCAGGGATCAGGACATACCGGTGGTCATCACGACTCAGTGCGTATATGGAGGCGTTGATCTGAGCGTTTACGAGGTCGGGAGAAAGACCCTGGAGCTCGGAGTGATCTCCGGGCAGGACATGACGAGAGAGGCCATCATCACAAAGCTGATGACCGTGATTCCGGGCGTCGCGAAGGGAGAGCTCGAGTCGGTCCTGCACTGCAACTTCTGCGACGAGATCGAATCGCCCTCATGCAGCGGGGATTAG
- a CDS encoding polysaccharide deacetylase family protein translates to MRVRNAFFRILLLSLVITLAAHGRAESKSPVYSGDRMIRTIAITFDDGPHPTLTPDLLDTLDSLDVKASFFLVGKMVDKNPAIVREIFARGHTVGNHSYEHRNSSTLTDKEFSSDILRCSEAIERNIPVRVRFFRPPGGNYTRSVLSLVEEVGLSTVLWDINSRDYTGVSPAKMSARIISKSSPGSIILFHSGVSSTIEALPAIVETLRQNGYEFVTLDEMLSEYSAHRLEGPRVHS, encoded by the coding sequence ATGCGCGTCAGAAACGCTTTTTTTCGCATTCTGCTGCTGAGCCTTGTCATCACCCTGGCGGCGCACGGCAGGGCGGAGTCCAAGTCACCGGTATACTCGGGCGACCGGATGATCCGCACCATTGCCATTACCTTCGACGACGGGCCACACCCGACCCTGACACCGGATCTCCTCGACACGTTGGATTCGCTCGATGTGAAGGCAAGCTTTTTTTTGGTGGGGAAGATGGTCGACAAAAACCCCGCCATTGTCAGGGAGATATTCGCACGGGGGCACACGGTCGGCAACCACTCCTACGAGCACAGGAACTCCTCTACTCTCACGGACAAGGAATTCTCCTCGGACATCCTGAGGTGCAGCGAGGCTATAGAACGCAATATCCCCGTCCGGGTCCGCTTCTTCAGGCCGCCGGGGGGGAACTACACCAGGTCCGTGCTCTCCCTCGTCGAGGAGGTGGGTTTGAGCACAGTGCTCTGGGACATCAACAGCAGAGATTACACAGGCGTGTCGCCCGCGAAGATGAGCGCTCGAATAATCTCAAAGTCATCGCCGGGATCGATCATTCTTTTCCATTCGGGGGTCTCCTCCACGATAGAGGCCCTTCCCGCGATCGTGGAGACCCTGAGACAGAACGGGTACGAGTTCGTGACCCTCGACGAGATGCTGTCCGAATACTCGGCCCATCGGCTTGAAGGGCCACGAGTCCACTCATAA
- a CDS encoding MFS transporter, giving the protein MFSSLRKLEKNVLAWCGYDVGNSAFATTIMAAIFPVYYSEVASLGLAPSVSTAYWAYAASASLFLSAFLSPLLGALADVQGSKKRLLALFTAIGVFSTGCMALIGPGNWLAALLLMSFGTVGFTVSIVFYDALLPTLVPASRMDMVSSQGYALGYLGGGGLLAVNFLFIAILPGTLGARLSFLSAALWWGGFTIPLLLHVEEPPVEEREISSRKALLQGALRLRCTFRDIRSYKNLFLFLVAFWFYNDGIGTIIRMAAIYGSQLGIPMNHLVGALLLTQFVAIPFSLAFGTLSSRIGGKRSILAGLYFYLCLTVTSIFISRPWHFWALAVAVGMVQGGVQAISRSFFASMIPPGRNAEFFGFYDVSSKFSGILGPAIFGIVTHLAGSSSMAIAILSYTFILGILILRKVEG; this is encoded by the coding sequence ATGTTCTCTTCGTTACGCAAGCTTGAAAAAAATGTGCTGGCATGGTGCGGCTACGACGTCGGCAACTCGGCTTTCGCCACGACGATCATGGCGGCGATCTTCCCGGTCTACTACAGCGAGGTGGCGTCGCTCGGTCTTGCTCCCTCCGTCTCCACCGCCTACTGGGCGTATGCAGCATCCGCAAGCCTCTTCCTGAGCGCCTTTCTCTCCCCTCTTCTCGGGGCCTTGGCCGACGTCCAGGGCTCCAAAAAGCGCCTTTTAGCCCTGTTCACGGCGATAGGGGTGTTCTCGACCGGGTGCATGGCGCTGATAGGGCCGGGGAACTGGCTGGCGGCCCTGCTGCTGATGTCGTTCGGCACAGTGGGCTTCACAGTCTCCATCGTCTTCTACGACGCCCTCCTCCCGACCCTGGTCCCCGCGTCGAGGATGGACATGGTCTCCTCCCAGGGGTACGCTCTGGGCTATCTGGGCGGAGGCGGGCTGCTGGCCGTAAACTTTCTCTTCATCGCGATCCTTCCCGGTACCCTGGGCGCGAGGCTCTCCTTTCTCTCCGCCGCACTATGGTGGGGAGGGTTTACGATCCCTCTCCTCCTCCACGTCGAGGAGCCTCCCGTCGAAGAGAGAGAGATCAGCTCGCGAAAGGCGCTTTTGCAGGGGGCTCTTCGCCTTCGCTGCACCTTCAGGGATATTCGGTCCTACAAGAACCTGTTCCTGTTCCTAGTGGCATTCTGGTTCTACAACGACGGCATCGGGACCATCATACGCATGGCCGCGATCTACGGGTCGCAGCTTGGCATACCGATGAACCACCTGGTGGGAGCGCTTCTGCTGACACAGTTTGTCGCGATCCCCTTCTCGCTGGCGTTCGGGACTCTCAGCTCCCGGATAGGCGGCAAGAGGTCCATCCTGGCCGGTCTATACTTCTACCTGTGCCTGACCGTCACCAGCATCTTCATAAGCAGGCCTTGGCACTTCTGGGCTCTTGCGGTCGCGGTGGGGATGGTGCAGGGAGGGGTTCAGGCCATAAGCAGAAGCTTCTTCGCCTCCATGATCCCGCCGGGCAGAAATGCCGAGTTTTTCGGCTTCTACGACGTATCGAGCAAGTTTTCAGGCATCCTGGGCCCTGCGATCTTCGGCATCGTCACCCATCTGGCGGGATCCAGCTCCATGGCCATCGCGATCCTCTCGTACACGTTCATACTGGGCATCCTGATTTTGAGAAAGGTGGAAGGCTGA
- a CDS encoding cytidine deaminase, with product MDMARPDWDLYFMMMAGVAATRSTCIRRKVGAVIVRGRQVVSTGYNGPPKGLPHCADVGCLREILSIPSGERHEICRGSHAEMNAIAQAAATGVSTEGGHIYCTHEPCSFCTKAIINSGITRLVYLRPYPDELARELRSQAAIESAQLPAALLASAELLLKSIFTPD from the coding sequence ATGGATATGGCGAGGCCGGATTGGGATCTGTACTTCATGATGATGGCGGGAGTTGCGGCGACGCGCAGCACCTGCATACGCCGCAAGGTGGGTGCCGTGATAGTAAGGGGCAGGCAGGTTGTGAGCACCGGTTACAACGGCCCCCCCAAGGGGTTGCCGCACTGCGCCGATGTCGGCTGTCTCAGAGAGATTCTCTCGATACCCTCCGGTGAGAGACACGAGATCTGCAGGGGCTCTCACGCGGAGATGAACGCGATCGCCCAGGCCGCCGCGACGGGAGTCTCCACCGAGGGTGGACATATCTACTGCACTCACGAGCCCTGTTCCTTTTGCACCAAGGCGATAATCAACTCCGGCATAACAAGGCTTGTATACCTGCGCCCCTATCCCGACGAACTGGCGAGGGAGCTGCGCTCCCAGGCTGCGATCGAATCGGCGCAGCTGCCGGCAGCACTATTGGCCTCGGCGGAGCTGCTTTTGAAAAGCATCTTCACGCCTGATTGA
- a CDS encoding HDIG domain-containing protein, which produces MEHTREKALELLKEHNKEESHIKHAYAVEATMRFFAEKMGGDVEKWGIVGLLHDIDWEKTQDTPEKHTVEGARWLSEAGWPEDIVRAVLSHGWEICSDVKPESDMEKVLYTVDELTGLVITAALVRPSRSVQDLGVKSVKKKWKDKAFARGVNRDIIVKGAEMIPMPLDTVIEWVILALRGIEQELGLGQAGS; this is translated from the coding sequence ATGGAGCACACGAGAGAAAAGGCTTTGGAACTTTTGAAGGAGCACAACAAGGAAGAGAGTCACATCAAACACGCATACGCCGTGGAGGCAACCATGAGATTCTTCGCCGAGAAAATGGGCGGCGACGTGGAGAAGTGGGGCATCGTTGGCCTGCTTCACGACATCGACTGGGAAAAGACGCAGGACACGCCCGAGAAGCACACGGTAGAAGGGGCTCGTTGGCTCTCGGAGGCTGGATGGCCCGAGGATATAGTCAGGGCCGTGCTTTCTCACGGCTGGGAGATATGCTCCGACGTAAAACCGGAATCCGACATGGAGAAGGTGCTTTACACGGTCGACGAACTGACAGGCCTGGTGATAACAGCCGCTCTGGTCCGTCCAAGCCGTTCAGTGCAGGATCTCGGGGTGAAGTCAGTCAAGAAGAAATGGAAGGACAAGGCCTTCGCCAGGGGAGTGAACCGCGATATCATCGTCAAGGGCGCGGAGATGATCCCCATGCCCCTGGACACTGTAATCGAGTGGGTGATACTCGCGCTCAGGGGCATCGAGCAAGAACTGGGGCTGGGACAGGCGGGGTCCTGA
- a CDS encoding response regulator transcription factor — protein MTVRIVLADDHPLTRAGISAYLAEESSLELVGEAEDGTSAWKMISEMKPDVALLDIRMPGEDGVTVARRIKEAGLPVAVIMLTSYDAQQYVLASLRAGARGFILKTATPEEITRAINTVSKGGFYLDSEVASAMGEGEFTPENLSAREREVLMLASKGFSSKEVAAQLFISERTVQTHLASIYDKLGAKNKTEALLLALKYGVVTLEELLE, from the coding sequence ATGACCGTTAGAATTGTGCTTGCAGATGACCACCCCCTCACCCGCGCGGGCATATCCGCCTATCTCGCCGAGGAGAGCTCGTTGGAGCTGGTAGGCGAGGCGGAGGACGGCACCAGCGCCTGGAAGATGATCAGCGAGATGAAACCTGACGTGGCCCTCCTTGACATTCGAATGCCCGGGGAGGACGGAGTCACGGTCGCAAGGCGGATAAAAGAGGCCGGCCTTCCCGTGGCGGTGATAATGCTGACATCGTACGACGCGCAGCAGTATGTCCTCGCCTCTCTCAGGGCGGGTGCTCGAGGTTTCATCCTGAAGACCGCCACTCCCGAGGAGATAACAAGGGCGATAAACACAGTGTCCAAAGGAGGATTTTATCTCGATTCCGAGGTAGCCTCGGCCATGGGAGAAGGGGAGTTTACCCCGGAGAACCTCTCTGCGAGGGAGAGGGAGGTACTCATGCTCGCCTCCAAGGGGTTTTCAAGCAAGGAGGTGGCGGCGCAGCTCTTCATCAGCGAGAGGACAGTCCAGACCCACCTCGCCTCCATATATGACAAGCTGGGCGCCAAGAATAAGACCGAGGCTCTGCTCCTGGCTCTGAAATACGGCGTCGTCACCCTGGAGGAACTGCTTGAATGA
- a CDS encoding sensor histidine kinase encodes MRRRHLLSIIFALMLPSLAALIVSGMGILQHELAIRHVARSYVQEMAENTATRVLENEPLGWGMEFNLRGFRGLRLFTWGPSIPGWVAVLHADGRLLFSSPGADIAAVWRPNIPIGQAVEIKDKNGDLYTIAVYPVGAGDRFVIAAVAWEQLLGPLARGSRFWLVLAVIMTVCILLALWALWRRLISPLRRLVTELEILNWGRDLPDPSDPGAVGEIDSLRGVLFKLARAAVERALLRNRYVNDIVRVQEEEKYRIARELHDGPLQNITAIIQQVRLARMSRDETVAGERLSLVEETAHLAVRELREMCDELSPPWIDLGLEQAMTEQTERLARHYNINITLETLDQLVLDQEVILSLSRILQEAVSNAVRHGKADEMTVRVFTEGDSAVFEMADNGSGFEYDLNYERLRVEGHRGLANMQERMAAVGGRLEVRSQRGAGTVIRCIIPILAPLDREKETALPVLEGGTPRGE; translated from the coding sequence ATGAGAAGGCGCCACCTTCTCTCGATCATATTCGCGCTTATGCTTCCTTCGTTGGCGGCGCTCATCGTATCCGGCATGGGCATCCTTCAGCACGAACTGGCCATCAGGCACGTCGCCCGCTCCTACGTTCAGGAGATGGCGGAGAACACCGCCACCAGGGTGCTGGAGAACGAACCGCTGGGATGGGGCATGGAGTTTAACCTCAGAGGTTTCCGGGGTCTGCGCCTGTTCACATGGGGGCCGTCCATCCCCGGATGGGTGGCGGTGCTGCACGCCGATGGAAGGCTACTGTTCTCCTCTCCCGGCGCCGACATCGCCGCCGTCTGGCGTCCGAACATACCGATAGGGCAGGCGGTCGAGATCAAGGATAAGAACGGGGATCTCTACACCATAGCAGTCTATCCGGTCGGAGCTGGCGACAGGTTCGTGATCGCCGCCGTCGCTTGGGAGCAGCTTTTGGGGCCTCTGGCCAGGGGAAGCCGCTTCTGGCTGGTGCTTGCCGTGATAATGACAGTGTGCATCCTCCTGGCCCTCTGGGCTCTGTGGAGGAGGCTTATCAGCCCGTTGAGAAGGCTTGTGACGGAGCTGGAGATCCTGAACTGGGGACGAGACCTGCCAGACCCGTCCGACCCGGGAGCTGTCGGAGAGATCGACAGCCTGAGGGGAGTGCTGTTCAAGCTCGCCAGGGCCGCAGTGGAAAGGGCCCTCCTGAGGAACAGGTACGTAAACGATATAGTTCGCGTTCAGGAGGAGGAGAAGTACAGGATTGCAAGAGAGCTTCACGACGGTCCTTTGCAGAACATCACGGCGATAATTCAGCAGGTCCGCCTCGCCAGGATGAGCCGCGACGAGACGGTGGCAGGAGAGCGTCTCTCCCTGGTAGAGGAGACAGCTCACCTGGCCGTGAGAGAGCTGAGGGAGATGTGCGACGAACTCTCCCCTCCGTGGATTGACCTCGGGCTTGAACAGGCGATGACCGAGCAGACCGAGCGTCTGGCCAGGCACTATAACATCAACATAACCCTCGAGACACTGGATCAGCTTGTGCTGGACCAGGAGGTGATCCTCTCTCTTTCCCGCATCCTGCAGGAGGCGGTCTCAAACGCCGTGCGTCACGGCAAGGCGGACGAGATGACGGTGAGAGTGTTCACTGAAGGGGACAGTGCGGTGTTCGAGATGGCCGATAATGGAAGCGGGTTTGAATACGATCTCAACTACGAAAGGCTCAGGGTGGAGGGACACAGGGGGCTGGCCAACATGCAGGAGCGCATGGCCGCAGTCGGAGGAAGGCTGGAGGTGCGCTCGCAGAGGGGTGCCGGGACTGTGATCAGGTGCATCATCCCGATCCTGGCTCCTCTGGACCGGGAGAAGGAAACGGCGCTCCCCGTTTTGGAAGGAGGGACCCCTCGAGGGGAATAG